A stretch of the Pelmatolapia mariae isolate MD_Pm_ZW linkage group LG23, Pm_UMD_F_2, whole genome shotgun sequence genome encodes the following:
- the tmco1 gene encoding calcium load-activated calcium channel, translating to MSTMFADTILIVFISICTALLAEGITWVLVYRTEKYKRLKAEVEKQSKKLEKKKETITESAGRQQKKKIERQEEKLKNNNRDLSMVRMKSMFAIGFCFTALMGMFNSIFDGRVVAKLPFVPLSYIQGLSHRNLLGEDYTDCSFIFLYILCTMSIRQNIQKMLGLAPSRAATKQAGGFLGPPPQAAKFS from the exons ATGAGTACCATGTTCGCAGACACCATTTTGATCGTCTTCATCTCCATTTGTACAGCGTTGTTAGCCGAAG GGATTACCTGGGTTTTAGTGTATCGGACTGAAAAGTACAAGAGGCTAAAGGCTGAAGtggaaaagcaaagcaaaaaac ttgagaagaaaaaggaaaccaTAACTGAATCTGCTGGACGccaacaaaagaagaagattg AAAGGCAAGAGGAGAAGCTGAAGAACAACAACAGAGACCTGTCTATG GTGCGGATGAAATCCATGTTCGCCATTGGTTTCTGCTTCACAGCTCTCATGGGCATGTTCAACTCCAT TTTCGATGGAAGAGTTGTGGCCAAATTGCCATTTGTGCCACTGTCGTATATCCAGGGACTGTCACACCGCAACCTGCTGGGCGAGGATTACACCGACTGCTCCTTTATTTTCCTCTATATCCTCTGCACCATGTCCATCAGACAG aACATTCAGAAGATGCTCGGTCTTGCACCCTCCAGAGCTGCAACCAAACAGGCCGGAGGCTTTTTAGGACCTCCTCCACAAGCAGCTAAGTTTTCGTAA
- the LOC134621070 gene encoding 4-trimethylaminobutyraldehyde dehydrogenase-like: MHASGRKCKHTGPSGYVHTYPGIFENADFSMRLHLSSSTQYTDLEVTTVALVLLWRSPAGWRVTLTSLKDLLLYFKLKVTLLYKPTDHGCSLYFQVMEMSAKSVKQVTLELGGKSPLIIFKDCELENAVKGALMANFLTQGQVCCNGTRVFVQREIMPQFLEEVVKRTKAIPVGDPLLESTRMGALISKPQLEKVLGFVSQAKKEGARVLCGGDPFVPSDPKLKGGYFMSPCVLDNCRDDMTCVKEEIFGPVMSVLPFDTEEEVIQRANNTTFGLASGVFTRDISRAHRVAENLEAGTCFINNYNISPVEVPFGGYKMSGFGRENGQVTIEYYSQLKTVVVEMGDVESLF, encoded by the exons atgcatgctTCTGGGAGGAAGTGTAAGCACACAGGACcttcaggctacgtccacacgtacccgggtatttttgaaaacgcagatttttctatgcgtttgcacctttcgtccagcACACAGTACACCGACCTGGAGGTGACAACAGTAGCCCTTGTTCTGCTCTGGAGATCTCCTGCAGGCTGGAGGGTCACCCTAACCAGCCTTAAAGATCTGCTGCTTTATTTTAAGCTAAAGGTGACTTTGTTATACAAGCCCACAGACCATGGCTGCTCTCTTTACTTTCAGGTCATGGAAATGTCTGCAAAGAGTGTGAAGCAGGTGACTCTGGAGCTTGGAGGGAAATCTCCTCTCATCATCTTCAAAGACTGCGAACTGGAGAATGCAGTGAAGGGGGCACTAATGGCGAACTTCCTGACACAGGGACAG GTGTGCTGCAATGGGACCAGAGTGTTTGTGCAGCGGGAGATCATGCCACAGTTCCTAGAGGAGGTAGTCAAGAGGACCAAGGCCATCCCTGTTGGTGACCCCTTGCTCGAGAGCACCAGGATGGGAGCTCTGATCAGCAAACCACAGCTGGAGAAAGTGCTGGGATTTGTCAGTCAGGCCAAGAAAGAG GGAGCCAGAGTGCTTTGTGGAGGAGATCCCTTTGTCCCCAGTGACCCCAAACTGAAAGGGGGGTATTTCATGTCGCCATGCGTACTCG ATAACTGCAGAGACGACATGACCTGTGTGAAGGAGGAGATTTTTGGCCCTGTCATGTCCGTTTTGCCTTTTGACACAGAGGAAGAAGTGATCCAGAGAGCCAACAACACCACCTTTGGACTGGCCTCTGGGGTCTTCACCAG GGACATTTCTCGAGCCCATCGCGTGGCTGAGAACCTGGAGGCAGGGACCTGCTTTATCAACAATTACAACATCAGCCCTGTAGAGGTGCCATTTGGAGGATACAAGATGTCGG GCTTTGGCAGAGAGAACGGCCAGGTGACCATCGAGTACTACTCCCAGCTGAAGACTGTAGTGGTGGAAATGGGTGACGTCGAAAGCCTCTTTTGA
- the aatf gene encoding protein AATF: MAGAFSQELEDLLNPCPKFVDPEDDDDEATKARVVDRFNEDDDEDEDAVGLSALRKRNTSLLSDTDRRYVGKPVSRKQLLRETEEDEHDVEEEEEGNEDDSVGDEEVDDNENASDEEEDDDDEEELLMGSDSELDVKLASKKKATDITFPQKVDFHKLTEGMDDLGMSEDDDDDDESGEESESSEEEEGSDDDDEMKSEQEDDDGVVRTFSQDKVDEEVEKGKAVKNQLALWDQLLEGRIKIQKALVTANQLPQPQTFLEFKRRGGGEFTAALKNTHKALKALHRSLLELHDQLLHQNTDTRSIDTGEDEEITSDDENEGSAQQARAPKRKLEMAEYPDFMAKRFAAFQPYCNATLQKWHDKTRLTMGKSTKGFGAFERNILTQVEQVLMDKDRLLKRTQTQRSEYRVLGKVEAPALTSENIPMEGGEVSEQQLKSNTHLKDLDEDIFDDDDFYHQLLRELIERKTSAADPNDQVAMGRQWLAIQKLRSKIKKKVDTKASKGRKVRFHIHSKLVNFMAPIDHSSMSDEARSELYRSLFGQNTSMRE, translated from the coding sequence ATGGCAGGCGCGTTTTCACAGGAGCTTGAGGATCTGTTGAATCCTTGCCCAAAATTCGTGGATCCggaggatgatgatgacgaGGCAACCAAAGCCAGAGTGGTGGACCGGTTCAATGAAGACGACGATGAGGATGAAGATGCGGTCGGCCTCAGCGCTCTGCGGAAGCGCAACACCTCCCTGCTTTCGGACACAGATAGACGGTATGTGGGAAAGCCAGTGTCCCGAAAGCAGCTGCTTAGGGAGACTGAGGAGGATGAACATGAtgttgaggaggaggaagaaggtaACGAAGATGATTCAGTGGGGGATGAAGAGGTAGATGATAATGAAAATGCTTCAGATGAGGAGGAAGACGACGATGATGAGGAAGAGTTGTTGATGGGCAGTGATTCAGAACTCGATGTTAAACTGGCTTCAAAGAAGAAAGCAACTGACATCACCTTTCCTCAAAAAGTAGACTTCCACAAACTGACAGAAGGTATGGATGACCTGGGAATGAgcgaggatgatgatgatgatgatgaaagcGGTGAGGAGTCTGAAAGCAGTGAAGAAGAGGAAGgctctgatgatgatgatgagatgAAAAGCGAGCAAGAGGATGATGATGGAGTGGTGCGCACGTTTTCTCAGGACAAAGTAGACGAGGAGGTGGAGAAAGGAAAGGCGGTGAAGAACCAGCTGGCCCTGTGGGACCAGCTGCTTGAGGGCCGGataaaaatccagaaagcttTGGTGACTGCCAACCAGCTTCCTCAGCCACAGACTTTCCTAGAGTTCAAGAGGAGAGGTGGGGGGGAGTTCACAGCGGCGTTGAAGAACACTCACAAGGCTCTGAAGGCTCTTCACAGGTCCCTGCTGGAGTTGCATGACCAACTTCTGCACCAGAACACTGACACGAGATCCATCGACACAGGGGAAGACGAGGAGATAACCAGCGATGATGAAAACGAGGGGTCAGCGCAGCAGGCCAGAGCGCCCAAACGAAAACTGGAAATGGCAGAGTACCCGGacttcatggccaaacggtttGCAGCTTTCCAGCCTTACTGCAATGCCACGCTGCAGAAGTGGCACGACAAAACAAGGCTGACGATGGGCAAGAGCACCAAAGGGTTTGGGGCGTTTGAGAGGAACATTCTCACCCAAGTGGAGCAGGTGCTGATGGACAAGGACAGGCTGTTGAAGCGGACCCAGACGCAGCGCTCAGAGTACCGGGTCCTGGGGAAGGTGGAAGCCCCTGCTCTCACATCTGAGAACATCCCCATGGAGGGAGGTGAGGTGTCGGAGCAACAGCTGAAGTCCAACACGCATCTGAAAGATCTCGATGAGGACATATTTGATGACGACGATTTCTACCACCAGCTGCTGAGGGAGCTGATCGAGCGCAAGACGAGCGCAGCGGACCCCAATGATCAGGTGGCTATGGGCCGGCAGTGGCTGGCCATCCAGAAGCTGCGCAGCAAAATCAAGAAGAAAGTGGACACTAAAGCCAGCAAGGGGCGCAAAGTCCGGTTCCACATCCACAGCAAACTGGTCAATTTCATGGCGCCGATTGACCACAGCTCGATGAGCGACGAGGCCCGCAGCGAACTCTACCGAAGCCTGTTTGGTCAGAACACTTCTATGAGGGAGTGA
- the aldh9a1a.1 gene encoding 4-trimethylaminobutyraldehyde dehydrogenase A: MAQSTLDTMPGASTGTVVVTEPLNFWGGKRVKPREEKNAEPVFEPATGRVLCQMVPCGAEEVDEAIQSAYAAYQKWSKMAGMERARVMLEAARIIRERREKIAKLEVINNGKSITEALVDIDIAWQSIEYYAGLAGTLAGQHIQLPGGAFAYTRREPLGVCVGIGAWNYPFQIASWKSAPALACGNAMVFKPSPMAPLTAVILAEIYKEAGVPDGLFCVVQGGAETGSLLCHHPKVAKVSFTGSVPTGKKVMEMSAKSVKQVTLELGGKSPLIIFKDCELENAVKGALMANFLTQGQVCCNGTRVFVQREIMPQFLEEVVKRTKAIPVGDPLLESTRMGALISKPQLEKVLGFVSQAKKEGARVLCGGDPFVPSDPKLKGGYFMSPCVLDNCRDDMTCVKEEIFGPVMSVLPFDTEEEVIQRANNTTFGLASGVFTRDISRAHRVAENLEAGTCFINNYNISPVEVPFGGYKMSGFGRENGQVTIEYYSQLKTVVVEMGDVESLF; this comes from the exons ATGGCCCAGTCAACCCTCGACACGATGCCCGGAGCCTCGACGGGGACCGTGGTTGTCACGGAGCCTCTGAACTTCTGGGGTGGAAAACGAGTGAAACCCAGGGAGGAGAAAAACGCTGAGCCCGTGTTTGAGCCTGCAACTG GCCGGGTCCTGTGTCAGATGGTGCCCTGTGGGGCTGAGGAGGTGGACGAAGCCATACAGAGTGCCTACGCCGCCTACCAGAAGTGGAGCAAGATGGCAGGCATGGAGAGGGCTCGGGTGATGTTAGAGGCTGCTCGCATTATCAGG gaaaggagggaaaaaattgCAAAGCTGGAAGTGATCAACAATGGGAAATCCATCACTGAGGCTCTGGTGGATATTGACATTGCCTGGCAGAGCATTGAGTACTATGCCGGCCTGGCTGGTACACTTGCGG GCCAGCACATCCAGCTCCCTGGGGGAGCATTTGCTTACACTAGACGGGAGCCactcggtgtgtgtgtgggaatcGGTGCATGGAACTACCCTTTCCAGATTGCATCATGGAAGTCTGCTCCTGCTCTAGCATGTG GTAATGCCATGGTATTTAAACCCTCTCCAATGGCTCCGCTGACTGCCGTCATCCTGGCTGAGATCTACAAAGAGGCTGGGGTACCTGACGGGCTTTTCTGTGTGGTCCAAGGTGGAGCAGAGACCGGCAGCTTGCTCTGCCATCATCCAAAAGTTGCTAAAGTCTCTTTCACGGGGAGTGTTCCTACAGGCAAAAAG GTCATGGAAATGTCTGCAAAGAGTGTGAAGCAGGTGACTCTGGAGCTTGGAGGGAAATCTCCTCTCATCATCTTCAAAGACTGCGAACTGGAGAATGCAGTGAAGGGGGCACTAATGGCGAACTTCCTGACACAGGGACAG GTGTGCTGCAATGGGACCAGAGTGTTTGTGCAGCGGGAGATCATGCCACAGTTCCTAGAGGAGGTAGTCAAGAGGACCAAGGCCATCCCTGTTGGTGACCCCTTGCTCGAGAGCACCAGGATGGGAGCTCTGATCAGCAAACCACAGCTGGAGAAAGTGCTGGGATTTGTCAGTCAGGCCAAGAAAGAG GGAGCCAGAGTGCTTTGTGGAGGAGATCCCTTTGTCCCCAGTGACCCCAAACTGAAAGGGGGGTATTTCATGTCGCCATGCGTACTCG ATAACTGCAGAGACGACATGACCTGTGTGAAGGAGGAGATTTTTGGCCCTGTCATGTCCGTTTTGCCTTTTGACACAGAGGAAGAAGTGATCCAGAGAGCCAACAACACCACCTTTGGACTGGCCTCTGGGGTCTTCACCAG GGACATTTCTCGAGCCCATCGCGTGGCTGAGAACCTGGAGGCAGGGACCTGCTTTATCAACAATTACAACATCAGCCCTGTAGAGGTGCCATTTGGAGGATACAAGATGTCGG GCTTTGGCAGAGAGAACGGCCAGGTGACCATCGAGTACTACTCCCAGCTGAAGACTGTAGTGGTGGAAATGGGTGACGTCGAAAGCCTCTTTTGA
- the uck2a gene encoding uridine-cytidine kinase 2-A, giving the protein MAGDSETKPGDQAENDSNIRQPFLIGVAGGTASGKSSVCSKIMELLGQNEIDHHQRQVAILSQDCFYRALTPEQKAKALKGQFNFDHPDAFDNDLIIATLWDIKEGKTVHIPVYDFVSHSRKEETMTLYPADVVLFEGILMFYSQEIRDFFHMKLFVDTDADTRLSRRVLRDISERGRDLESVLAQYITFVKPAFEEFCLPTKKYADVIIPRGVDNIVAINLIVQHIQDILNGGLTKRLNGWFSGYGTEKKQPNIESSSRPH; this is encoded by the exons ATGGCAGGAGACAGCGAGACAAAGCCAGGTGACCAAGCCGAAAATGACTCAAATATTCGGCAGCCGTTCCTCATCGGTGTGGCCGGAGGGACAGCCAGCGGGAAG TCGTCGGTGTGCAGTAAGATCATGGAGCTGCTGGGCCAGAACGAGATCGACCACCACCAGCGGCAAGTGGCCATCCTCAGCCAGGACTGCTTCTACAGGGCCCTGACCCCGGAGCAGAAGGCTAAGGCGCTCAAGGGCCAGTTCAACTTTGACCACCCAG ATGCATTTGACAATGACCTCATAATCGCAACCCTGTGGGACATCAAGGAGGGAAAAACGGTCCACATTCCTGTTTATGACTTTGTTTCCCATTCCAG GAAAGAAGAGACCATGACATTGTACCCTGCTgatgtggtgctgtttgagggcATCTTGATGTTCTACTCTCAGGAGATTCGAGACTTTTTCCACATGAAGCTGTTCGTGGATACGGATGCAGACACTCGTCTGTCACGGAGAG TGCTCCGTGACATCAGTGAACGTGGTCGGGATTTGGAAAGCGTTCTAGCCCAGTACATCACCTTTGTCAAGCCTGCTTTTGAAGAGTTTTGTCTGCCG ACAAAGAAATATGCTGATGTGATAATACCGAGAGGAGTTGACAACATTG TTGCAATAAATCTCATCGTTCAGCACATCCAGGACATTCTGAACGGTGGTTTGACCAAACGGCTGAACGGGTGGTTCAGCGGTTATGGGACGGAGAAGAAGCAGCCGAACATAGAGTCGAGCAGTCGGCCCCACTGA